In Isoptericola jiangsuensis, the following proteins share a genomic window:
- a CDS encoding DUF808 domain-containing protein, translated as MSAGLLGLLDDVAAIARLAAASIDDVGAAAAKATAKAAGVVVDDTAVTPQYVHGVAADREIPIVKKIAVGSIRNKVLIILPVALILSQWAPWLLTPILMLGGTYLAFEGAEKIWGKLRGHTDHKTPAATEGPEAEKKLVAGAIRTDLILSAEIMVIALNEVAEEPFFARLAILLVVAVVITVIVYGVVALIVKMDDAGLALAGRESPTSQRLGRSLVSGMPKVLAVISTVGTVAMLWVGGHILLVGVDELGWHAPYDLVHHAEEAIAHAVPGIGGFLAWCFNTLCSAIIGLLVGAVVVAIMHVLPFGKGHGGGHGDAHDAAPQGESAPGAGLAATGADGGTQDPTGTGSDPDGGPGGRGSAEGR; from the coding sequence GTGAGCGCCGGCCTGCTCGGGCTGCTCGACGACGTCGCCGCGATCGCGCGCCTGGCCGCCGCGTCCATCGACGACGTCGGCGCGGCGGCTGCCAAGGCGACCGCCAAGGCCGCGGGCGTCGTCGTGGACGACACCGCCGTCACGCCGCAGTACGTGCACGGCGTCGCGGCCGACCGCGAGATCCCGATCGTCAAGAAGATCGCCGTCGGCTCGATCCGCAACAAGGTCCTCATCATCCTGCCGGTGGCCCTGATCCTCAGCCAGTGGGCGCCGTGGCTCCTCACGCCGATCCTCATGCTGGGCGGCACCTACCTCGCCTTCGAGGGCGCCGAGAAGATCTGGGGCAAGCTCCGCGGGCACACCGACCACAAGACGCCGGCCGCGACCGAGGGGCCGGAGGCGGAGAAGAAGCTCGTCGCCGGCGCGATCCGCACGGACCTCATCCTGTCCGCCGAGATCATGGTCATCGCGCTCAACGAGGTCGCCGAGGAGCCGTTCTTCGCCCGCCTCGCGATCCTGCTGGTCGTCGCCGTGGTCATCACCGTCATCGTGTACGGGGTGGTCGCGCTCATCGTGAAGATGGACGACGCGGGGCTCGCGCTCGCCGGCCGCGAGTCGCCCACCAGCCAGCGGCTCGGCCGGTCCCTGGTGTCCGGCATGCCGAAGGTGCTCGCCGTCATCTCGACGGTCGGCACGGTCGCGATGCTCTGGGTCGGCGGGCACATCCTGCTCGTCGGCGTCGACGAGCTCGGGTGGCACGCCCCCTACGACCTCGTGCACCACGCCGAGGAGGCCATCGCGCACGCCGTGCCCGGCATCGGCGGGTTCCTCGCCTGGTGCTTCAACACGCTGTGCTCGGCGATCATCGGTCTGCTCGTCGGTGCCGTGGTGGTGGCGATCATGCACGTCCTGCCGTTCGGCAAGGGCCACGGCGGCGGTCACGGCGACGCGCACGACGCGGCCCCGCAGGGCGAGAGCGCACCGGGCGCCGGGCTCGCCGCGACCGGCGCGGACGGCGGGACGCAGGACCCGACCGGCACCGGCAGCGACCCGGACGGTGGTCCGGGTGGCAGGGGATCCGCCGAAGGCCGCTGA
- a CDS encoding bifunctional [glutamine synthetase] adenylyltransferase/[glutamine synthetase]-adenylyl-L-tyrosine phosphorylase, translating to MSSTTSGRGRRETPTRRLLRAGFADLTRSAGLWEDPALRALVGEDDDVLLLELAATADPDLALLQIVRLAGVERAQDRLQALRHADAAATRARLLAVLGASSALGDELVRRPEVLDVLGEGDRGIGVDPGAVRAELLRAVGADPDADVPVAAPDPARDDAPAWPDPDARTATDALRRAYRARLLRIAATDLTASDPLAVLPGVAAALADLAAAALDAALAVARAQLPGHGREVRLAVLGMGKTGGRELNYLSDVDVVYVCEPALVDDEPVVDEPTALRIGTQLASRLQKVCGGTSIEPALWEVDAALRPEGKQGPLVRTLASHVAYYERWAETWEFQALLKARPVAGDVALGEAYREVTAPFVWSAVNRDHFVEDAQAMRRRVEDHVPSAEADRQIKLGKGGLRDVEFTVQLLQLVHGRTDDGIHQANTLDALAALAAEGFVGREHAVRMGDCYRFLRALEHRVQLYRLRRTHLLPTGEDELRRLARSLGLAAGGADGLLKRWRDTRREVRSLHEAVFYRPLLPAWAQLSDDEISLDAAAARARFAAIGYRDPEGAMRHVVALTGGTSRRAALQRQLLPVMLGWFAEGADPDGGLLAFRKLSDDLGSTPWYLRLLRDSGNAAYHLAQLLASSRYLSDALARSPEAVQWLADTSRLEPRGPERLAAEADAVLTRADEAGPAATRLRALRRRELARTGAGEALGVLDPVTAQAAISDAADVVLVGGLRVAEYAARTELGLGPDPTANPTRMLVVAMGRLGGQEMGYGSDADVMFAHQPDPGADARLAQDFALATARTMQKLLSAVGPEPNLPVDADLRPEGRQGALVRTLDSYAEYYERWASVWEQQALLRARPVAGAIGGETDLARRFDAMVDPLRYPVGGLPEAALREVRRIKARVESERLPRGVDPTRHLKLGRGGVSDVEWAVQLLQLQHGHEVEGLRTTRTVAALDAAVDADLVDADDADQLRTAWHLASRLRSALVLWSGKTGGPRADVLPADARSLSALARLLGDVGTGVELEDLYLRTSRRARTVVERLVYGED from the coding sequence GTGAGCTCGACCACGTCGGGACGGGGCCGCCGCGAGACCCCGACCCGCAGGCTGCTGCGGGCGGGGTTCGCGGACCTCACGCGGTCCGCGGGGCTCTGGGAGGACCCGGCGCTGCGGGCCCTGGTCGGCGAGGACGACGACGTCCTGCTCCTGGAGCTCGCGGCCACGGCCGACCCGGACCTGGCGCTGCTGCAGATCGTGCGGCTCGCCGGGGTGGAGCGTGCCCAGGACCGTCTGCAGGCGCTGCGCCACGCCGACGCCGCCGCCACCCGCGCCCGGCTGCTCGCCGTGCTCGGCGCGTCGAGCGCGCTGGGCGACGAGCTCGTCCGGCGGCCGGAGGTGCTGGACGTCCTCGGCGAGGGCGACCGCGGCATCGGCGTCGACCCGGGCGCCGTGCGGGCCGAGCTGTTGCGCGCCGTCGGCGCGGACCCGGACGCGGACGTCCCCGTCGCGGCGCCGGACCCCGCCCGGGACGACGCGCCGGCGTGGCCGGACCCGGACGCCCGCACCGCGACGGACGCCCTGCGGCGCGCCTACCGGGCGCGGCTGCTGCGCATCGCGGCGACCGACCTGACGGCGAGCGACCCCCTGGCCGTCCTGCCGGGTGTCGCGGCCGCGCTGGCCGACCTGGCGGCGGCCGCGCTGGACGCCGCGCTGGCCGTCGCGCGCGCCCAGCTCCCCGGGCACGGCCGCGAGGTCCGCCTCGCCGTGCTGGGGATGGGCAAGACGGGCGGCCGGGAGCTCAACTACCTCTCCGACGTCGACGTCGTCTACGTGTGCGAGCCCGCTCTGGTCGACGACGAGCCCGTCGTCGACGAGCCGACGGCGCTGCGGATCGGCACCCAGCTCGCCTCCCGGCTGCAGAAGGTGTGCGGCGGCACGTCGATCGAGCCCGCGCTGTGGGAGGTGGACGCGGCGCTGCGGCCCGAGGGCAAGCAGGGCCCTCTGGTGCGGACGCTGGCCAGCCACGTCGCCTACTACGAGCGGTGGGCGGAGACCTGGGAGTTCCAGGCGCTCCTCAAGGCCCGGCCCGTCGCGGGCGACGTCGCGCTCGGCGAGGCGTACCGCGAGGTGACCGCGCCGTTCGTGTGGTCCGCCGTCAACCGGGACCACTTCGTCGAGGACGCCCAGGCGATGCGCCGCCGCGTGGAGGACCACGTGCCCAGCGCGGAGGCGGACCGGCAGATCAAGCTCGGCAAGGGCGGGCTGCGGGACGTCGAGTTCACGGTGCAGCTCCTGCAGCTCGTGCACGGCCGCACGGACGACGGCATCCACCAGGCCAACACCCTGGACGCGCTGGCCGCGCTGGCGGCCGAGGGGTTCGTGGGTCGCGAGCACGCGGTGCGCATGGGGGACTGCTACCGGTTCCTGCGGGCGCTGGAGCACCGCGTGCAGCTCTACCGGCTGCGCCGTACCCACCTGCTGCCCACCGGCGAGGACGAGCTGCGACGCCTGGCCCGGTCGCTCGGGCTCGCGGCCGGCGGCGCGGACGGCCTGCTCAAGCGGTGGCGGGACACCCGGCGCGAGGTCCGTTCCCTGCACGAGGCGGTGTTCTACCGGCCGCTGCTGCCGGCCTGGGCGCAGCTGTCCGACGACGAGATCTCGCTGGACGCGGCCGCCGCGCGTGCCCGGTTCGCGGCGATCGGCTACCGCGACCCGGAGGGGGCGATGCGGCACGTGGTGGCCCTCACCGGGGGCACGTCGCGGCGGGCTGCGCTCCAGCGGCAGCTGCTGCCGGTCATGCTCGGCTGGTTCGCGGAGGGGGCCGACCCGGACGGCGGGCTGCTCGCGTTCCGCAAGCTGTCCGACGACCTCGGCTCCACCCCCTGGTACCTGCGGCTGCTGCGCGACTCCGGCAACGCCGCCTACCACCTGGCGCAGCTGCTGGCGTCGTCGCGCTACCTGTCGGACGCGCTCGCCCGCTCGCCCGAGGCCGTCCAGTGGCTGGCGGACACGTCCCGTCTGGAACCGCGCGGCCCGGAACGCCTCGCGGCGGAGGCCGACGCCGTGCTCACCCGCGCGGACGAGGCCGGCCCGGCCGCCACCCGGCTGCGGGCGCTGCGACGCCGGGAGCTGGCCCGCACCGGTGCCGGCGAGGCCCTGGGCGTGCTCGACCCGGTGACCGCGCAGGCCGCGATCTCCGACGCCGCCGACGTGGTGCTGGTCGGCGGGCTGCGGGTCGCCGAGTACGCGGCGCGCACCGAGCTCGGGCTCGGCCCGGACCCGACGGCCAACCCGACCCGCATGCTCGTGGTCGCGATGGGTCGGCTGGGTGGGCAGGAGATGGGCTACGGGTCCGACGCGGACGTCATGTTCGCCCATCAGCCCGACCCCGGCGCCGACGCCCGGCTCGCCCAGGACTTCGCGCTGGCCACCGCGCGCACCATGCAGAAGCTGCTGTCCGCCGTCGGCCCGGAGCCGAACCTTCCCGTCGACGCCGACCTGCGCCCCGAGGGACGCCAGGGCGCGCTGGTGCGGACCCTCGACTCGTACGCCGAGTACTACGAGCGGTGGGCCAGCGTGTGGGAGCAGCAGGCGCTGCTGCGAGCCCGTCCCGTGGCGGGAGCCATCGGCGGCGAGACGGACCTCGCCCGCCGGTTCGACGCCATGGTCGACCCGCTGCGCTATCCGGTCGGCGGTCTGCCGGAGGCCGCGCTGCGCGAGGTGCGCCGCATCAAGGCGCGCGTCGAGTCCGAGCGGCTGCCGCGCGGCGTCGACCCGACCCGTCACCTCAAGCTGGGCCGCGGCGGGGTGTCCGACGTCGAGTGGGCCGTGCAGCTCCTCCAGCTCCAGCACGGCCACGAGGTCGAGGGGCTGCGCACCACGCGCACGGTCGCGGCGCTCGACGCGGCGGTGGACGCCGACCTCGTGGACGCCGACGACGCCGACCAGCTCCGCACGGCCTGGCACCTCGCGTCCCGCCTGCGCTCCGCGCTCGTGCTCTGGTCCGGCAAGACGGGCGGGCCCCGCGCCGACGTGCTCCCCGCCGACGCCCGCTCCCTGTCCGCGCTGGCCCGGCTCCTCGGGGACGTCGGCACCGGCGTCGAGCTCGAGGACCTCTACCTGCGGACGTCCCGGCGGGCCCGGACCGTCGTCGAGCGTCTCGTCTACGGCGAGGACTGA
- the glnA gene encoding type I glutamate--ammonia ligase translates to MDRQQEFVLRTVEERDIRFIRLWFTDVLGVLKSVAVAPAELEQAFVEGIGFDGSSIEGLTRVYEADMIAKPDPTTFQVLPWRGERHGTGRMFCDILTPDGSPSLADSRNVLKRALAKASDKGFTFYTHPEVEFYLFNQVTSPDAPLVPVDNGGYFDHLARGSTHDFRRAAITMLESMGISVEFSHHEAGPGQNEIDLRYADALATADNLMTFRTVVKEVALEQGVFASFMPKPLANQPGSGMHTHMSLFEGDRNAFHEPGAQFELSKTARQFIAGLLVHAGEITAVTNQHVNSYKRLWGGAEAPSYICWGHNNRSALVRVPMYKPGKGNSSRIEYRALDSAANPYLAFAVLLAAGMKGIEEGYDLPEATEDDVWELTDAERRALGIAPLPESLDEAVELMESSELVAETLGEHVFDFVLRNKRNEWAAYRSQVTPYELQTSLQFL, encoded by the coding sequence AGTCGGTCGCGGTGGCGCCCGCCGAGCTCGAGCAGGCGTTCGTCGAGGGCATCGGGTTCGACGGGAGCTCCATCGAGGGGCTGACCCGCGTCTACGAGGCCGACATGATCGCCAAGCCCGACCCGACGACGTTCCAGGTCCTGCCGTGGCGCGGGGAACGGCACGGCACGGGTCGCATGTTCTGCGACATCCTCACGCCGGACGGCTCGCCGTCCCTGGCGGACTCCCGCAACGTCCTCAAGCGGGCGCTCGCGAAGGCGAGCGACAAGGGCTTCACCTTCTACACGCACCCCGAGGTCGAGTTCTACCTGTTCAACCAGGTCACCTCGCCGGACGCCCCGCTCGTGCCGGTCGACAACGGCGGGTACTTCGACCACCTGGCGCGCGGCAGCACGCACGACTTCCGTCGCGCGGCGATCACCATGCTGGAGTCGATGGGCATCTCGGTGGAGTTCTCCCACCACGAGGCCGGCCCGGGCCAGAACGAGATCGACCTGCGGTACGCGGACGCCCTCGCCACGGCCGACAACCTCATGACGTTCCGCACGGTCGTCAAGGAGGTCGCGCTCGAGCAGGGCGTGTTCGCGTCCTTCATGCCGAAGCCGCTGGCGAACCAGCCGGGCTCGGGCATGCACACCCACATGTCGCTGTTCGAGGGCGACCGCAACGCGTTCCACGAGCCCGGCGCGCAGTTCGAGCTGTCCAAGACGGCCCGCCAGTTCATCGCCGGCCTGCTCGTCCACGCGGGCGAGATCACCGCGGTGACGAACCAGCACGTCAACTCGTACAAGCGGCTGTGGGGCGGCGCCGAGGCGCCCAGCTACATCTGCTGGGGCCACAACAACCGCTCCGCGCTGGTGCGCGTGCCCATGTACAAGCCGGGCAAGGGCAACTCGTCGCGCATCGAGTACCGCGCGCTCGACTCGGCCGCGAACCCGTACCTCGCGTTCGCGGTGCTGCTCGCCGCGGGCATGAAGGGCATCGAGGAGGGCTACGACCTGCCCGAGGCCACCGAGGACGACGTGTGGGAGCTGACCGACGCCGAGCGTCGCGCGCTGGGGATCGCCCCGCTGCCCGAGTCGCTCGACGAGGCGGTCGAGCTCATGGAGTCGTCCGAGCTCGTGGCCGAGACACTCGGCGAGCACGTCTTCGACTTCGTGCTGCGCAACAAGCGCAACGAGTGGGCCGCGTACCGCTCGCAGGTCACGCCGTACGAGCTGCAGACGTCGCTGCAGTTCCTGTGA